One Acidobacteriota bacterium genomic window carries:
- a CDS encoding ABC transporter permease subunit — translation MIKHIARKEFTDVVRDGRFRWCAAVVGALLLVSLGHGWVQSRQAQEELAAAQATARDHWESQGEKNPHSAAHYGIYAFKPRLALSFVDEGVDPYTGTSVWLEAHRQNDFLMRPAQDATSAQRVGALTAAGVLQHLVPLLIILLTFGALAGEREQGTLRQLLATGIGRSDLALGKALGIAGALALLLVPAALVGAAALVVGSTGPAASPLARGAVLAGVYLAYFAAFVGLSLAVSAWARSARTALVVLLAVWVVNGLVAPRAAVDLSKWIHPTPSAVEFAQTLEREMAAGVDDIQRPDRAALTESLLAEHGVERAEDLPVNDVGIYLQESEEFGNRIFDRNYGALWDTFERQGVVHEALAVAAPLLAVRTLSMGLAGTDVEQHRHFATAAETYRRDLMRRMNGDLAENSRSGDFSYAAGPDLWAEVPPLQYDAPTLGWVLNNRILSLLVLGLWLAGAVWAAAAGVRRAEVA, via the coding sequence ATGATCAAGCACATCGCACGCAAGGAGTTCACCGACGTGGTTCGGGACGGCCGCTTCCGCTGGTGCGCGGCCGTGGTAGGCGCGCTTCTCCTGGTCTCGCTGGGGCACGGCTGGGTCCAGTCGCGCCAGGCGCAGGAGGAGCTTGCGGCCGCGCAGGCCACCGCCCGCGATCACTGGGAGTCGCAGGGCGAGAAGAATCCGCACTCGGCGGCCCATTACGGCATCTACGCGTTCAAGCCCCGCCTGGCGCTGTCGTTCGTCGACGAGGGCGTGGATCCCTACACGGGCACGTCGGTGTGGCTGGAGGCGCACCGGCAGAACGACTTCCTCATGCGCCCGGCGCAGGACGCGACGTCCGCCCAGCGCGTCGGCGCCCTGACTGCCGCGGGGGTCTTGCAGCACCTGGTGCCGCTGCTCATCATCCTGCTGACCTTCGGCGCGCTGGCCGGCGAGCGGGAGCAGGGGACCCTGCGCCAGCTCCTGGCCACCGGTATCGGCCGCTCGGATCTGGCCCTGGGCAAGGCCCTGGGCATCGCCGGCGCGCTGGCGCTGCTGCTGGTGCCGGCGGCGCTGGTGGGCGCGGCCGCCCTCGTCGTCGGCAGCACGGGTCCGGCCGCGTCTCCGCTGGCCCGGGGAGCAGTCCTGGCCGGCGTCTACCTGGCCTACTTCGCCGCCTTCGTGGGGTTGTCGCTGGCCGTGTCGGCGTGGGCCCGCTCGGCGCGCACCGCGCTGGTCGTCCTGTTGGCGGTGTGGGTGGTGAACGGGCTCGTGGCCCCGCGCGCGGCGGTGGACCTCTCCAAGTGGATCCATCCGACGCCGTCCGCGGTCGAGTTCGCACAAACGCTGGAACGCGAGATGGCCGCCGGCGTGGATGACATCCAGCGACCGGACCGGGCGGCGTTGACCGAGAGCCTCCTCGCGGAGCACGGCGTGGAACGGGCCGAGGACCTGCCGGTGAACGACGTGGGGATCTACCTGCAGGAGAGCGAGGAGTTCGGCAACCGGATCTTCGACCGCAACTACGGTGCGCTGTGGGACACGTTCGAGCGCCAGGGTGTCGTCCACGAGGCGCTCGCGGTGGCGGCGCCGCTGCTGGCGGTGCGCACGCTGTCGATGGGGCTGGCCGGCACCGACGTCGAGCAGCACCGGCACTTCGCGACCGCGGCCGAGACGTACCGCAGGGACCTGATGCGGCGGATGAACGGCGACCTGGCGGAGAACTCCCGTAGCGGGGACTTCTCGTACGCCGCCGGACCCGACCTCTGGGCCGAGGTGCCGCCCCTGCAGTACGACGCCCCGACGCTGGGCTGGGTCCTGAACAACCGGATCCTGTCGCTCCTGGTGCTGGGCTTGTGGCTCGCCGGCGCGGTCTGGGCCGCGGCGGCCGGCGTGCGGCGCGCGGAGGTGGCGTAG
- a CDS encoding gluconolaconase, which yields MAVAALLALCSTGPATVAHAQDAADQPFMAGAPLDLSSNAKTYGGFRFAESMAYDEARDLYVAVNAGIAQNVIPNDGYISLINPDGSAHTLKWIGVNRNGLTLNHPLGSDIINGLLYVADINVVRWFDMESGEPRGSVTVEDAQRFNDIEVAEDGTIWASQTGTEESGTWRLYRIGPDGDSSVVVEGAPLARPNGVAFDPDGNVVVVNINDNAVLTFSPDGELVKTEHAVDGGNDGLVILDDGTKYVSSVRIGTVSRIRPGEEAEVVASGIPSAASMSYDSKRNRLLIPMNNWNAITIVELD from the coding sequence ATGGCGGTCGCCGCGCTGCTGGCCCTTTGCAGCACGGGCCCGGCGACCGTCGCGCACGCTCAGGATGCTGCCGACCAGCCCTTCATGGCGGGGGCGCCGCTCGACCTGTCGTCGAACGCCAAGACCTACGGCGGCTTCCGCTTCGCCGAGAGCATGGCCTACGACGAAGCCCGCGACCTGTACGTCGCGGTCAACGCCGGGATCGCCCAGAACGTCATTCCGAACGACGGCTACATCTCGCTGATCAACCCCGACGGCAGCGCCCACACGCTGAAGTGGATCGGCGTCAACCGGAACGGCCTGACGTTGAACCACCCCCTCGGCAGCGACATCATCAACGGCCTGCTGTACGTGGCCGACATCAACGTGGTGCGCTGGTTCGACATGGAGAGCGGCGAGCCGCGGGGCAGCGTCACCGTCGAGGACGCGCAGCGCTTCAACGACATCGAGGTCGCCGAGGACGGGACCATCTGGGCCTCGCAGACCGGGACCGAGGAGAGCGGCACCTGGCGCCTGTACCGCATCGGACCGGACGGCGACTCGTCGGTCGTCGTCGAGGGAGCCCCGCTGGCCCGGCCCAACGGCGTAGCCTTCGACCCGGACGGCAACGTCGTCGTGGTGAACATCAACGACAACGCGGTGCTCACGTTCTCGCCCGACGGCGAGCTCGTCAAGACCGAGCACGCCGTGGACGGCGGCAACGACGGACTGGTGATTCTGGACGACGGCACGAAGTACGTCTCCAGCGTCAGGATCGGCACCGTCTCGCGCATCCGTCCCGGAGAAGAGGCCGAGGTCGTGGCGTCCGGCATCCCGAGCGCCGCCTCGATGTCCTACGACTCGAAGCGGAACCGGCTGCTCATCCCGATGAACAACTGGAACGCCATCACCATCGTCGAACTCGACTGA
- a CDS encoding TonB-dependent receptor, whose amino-acid sequence MQRAMRRYRWIARCLGAVAVATASTVAPLPAQESGVVRGTVTLEENGDFISGAVILVVGSGAFALTDTQGSFVIDRVPAGSYEVLAQRDHLTAGRQTVTVEPGGTVTADFVLGLSPVHEEVTVTASAGGAETTYEAFNAVTTVDSFDIARESVPGFGDALRNEPGIAVRGFGPGASRPIIRGFDGDRVLILEDGVRTGDLSNNSGDHVVTVDPSSAERIEIVRGPATLLYGSNAVGGVVNVITPHESSRASLLEGTRAQLNADLGSANAQAGTNVGLQHARNGVRYWAGGSTRRTGDYATPLGTVQNSATESANAEAGVGWSGDRLFASAGVTLNDGRYGVPFAEQFHGHHEVDAGGHRDDHGVDEGGATSIALDWQRRAMRFDVGLQGLANRVVEGVRLSLKAVDWGHDELEIEGGNENVGTRFDNRVYILRADVDQRQTERLSGRFGAWTQIRDFEAAGFEALAPRTDLSSFAAFAYEELNLGRLRVQFGGRVDRDNYRVAERTGAFANDDDDDGHEGHDHGVLEAPDARDRDFAGASASVGLHADLGAGNALVANLTRSHRPPAIEELYNFGPHVGTLSFDVGNPDLDAESTLGLDLSLRHRGDRVRGALNFFVYDIDNFIFGDRSDEVADNLPVYNILQGDSRFRGFDARGSTRLAGQTWLTLGLGYVDARLATGEPLPRIPPLRGTVDLDIPYGGFTLTPQLEFAARQADVFRGETETGRYSLVNVRASYVWPRQDTAHILSFTGYNLTNELYRNHSSYIKDLAPEMGRGVRASYAVRFH is encoded by the coding sequence ATGCAAAGAGCGATGCGCAGATACCGGTGGATTGCGAGATGTCTTGGAGCGGTCGCGGTTGCCACGGCTTCGACCGTAGCGCCGCTGCCGGCGCAGGAGAGCGGCGTCGTGCGCGGGACGGTGACGCTGGAAGAGAACGGGGACTTCATCAGCGGCGCGGTGATCCTCGTCGTCGGCTCCGGCGCCTTCGCGCTGACCGACACGCAGGGCAGTTTCGTGATCGACCGCGTGCCGGCCGGCTCGTACGAGGTTCTCGCGCAGCGGGACCATCTGACCGCGGGCCGGCAGACGGTGACCGTCGAACCCGGCGGGACGGTGACGGCGGACTTCGTGCTGGGCCTCTCGCCCGTGCACGAGGAGGTGACCGTGACCGCCTCGGCGGGTGGAGCCGAGACGACGTACGAGGCCTTCAACGCGGTCACCACGGTGGACTCGTTCGACATCGCAAGAGAGTCGGTCCCCGGTTTCGGAGACGCCCTGCGGAACGAGCCGGGCATTGCGGTCCGCGGCTTCGGCCCCGGCGCGAGCCGGCCGATCATCCGCGGCTTCGACGGCGATCGGGTGCTGATTCTGGAGGACGGCGTCCGCACCGGGGACCTGTCGAACAATTCCGGCGACCATGTCGTCACGGTCGACCCCAGCAGCGCGGAGCGCATCGAGATCGTGCGCGGGCCGGCGACGTTGTTGTACGGCTCGAACGCGGTCGGCGGGGTCGTGAACGTGATCACGCCCCACGAGAGCAGCCGCGCGTCACTGCTCGAGGGCACGCGGGCACAGTTGAACGCCGACCTCGGGAGCGCGAACGCGCAGGCGGGCACCAACGTCGGCCTGCAGCACGCGCGGAACGGGGTGCGCTACTGGGCCGGCGGCAGCACGCGGCGGACGGGGGACTACGCCACGCCCCTGGGGACCGTCCAGAACTCCGCCACCGAGTCGGCCAACGCGGAGGCCGGTGTCGGCTGGTCGGGCGACCGGCTCTTCGCGAGCGCCGGGGTGACCTTGAACGACGGCCGTTACGGCGTGCCGTTCGCCGAGCAGTTCCACGGACACCACGAAGTGGATGCCGGCGGGCACCGGGACGATCACGGGGTCGATGAAGGCGGCGCGACCTCCATCGCGCTCGATTGGCAGCGTCGCGCGATGCGCTTCGACGTCGGCCTCCAGGGCCTTGCCAACCGCGTCGTCGAGGGGGTGCGACTCAGCCTGAAGGCCGTCGACTGGGGCCACGACGAGCTGGAAATAGAGGGCGGGAACGAAAACGTCGGCACGCGCTTCGACAACCGGGTCTACATCCTCCGCGCCGATGTGGATCAGCGGCAGACGGAGCGTCTGTCGGGGAGGTTCGGCGCCTGGACGCAGATACGGGACTTCGAAGCCGCGGGCTTCGAGGCGCTGGCGCCGCGGACCGACCTGTCGTCCTTCGCGGCCTTCGCCTACGAAGAGCTGAACCTGGGGCGCTTACGCGTGCAGTTCGGCGGTCGCGTCGACCGTGACAACTACCGCGTGGCGGAGCGTACCGGCGCATTTGCGAACGACGATGACGACGATGGCCACGAGGGGCACGACCATGGCGTGCTCGAGGCGCCCGACGCCCGCGACCGCGACTTCGCGGGTGCATCCGCGTCGGTCGGACTCCACGCGGACCTCGGCGCCGGCAACGCCCTGGTCGCGAACCTGACCCGCTCCCACCGCCCCCCGGCCATCGAGGAGCTGTACAACTTCGGCCCGCACGTCGGCACGCTCTCGTTCGACGTCGGCAACCCGGATCTCGATGCCGAGTCCACCCTCGGACTGGACTTGAGCTTGCGGCACCGGGGCGACCGCGTCCGTGGCGCACTGAACTTCTTCGTGTACGACATCGACAACTTCATCTTCGGCGACCGCAGCGACGAAGTGGCGGACAACCTGCCGGTGTACAACATCCTGCAGGGCGACAGCCGCTTCCGCGGCTTCGACGCACGCGGCAGCACCCGGCTCGCCGGACAGACCTGGTTGACGCTCGGCCTCGGGTACGTCGACGCGCGGCTGGCGACCGGGGAGCCCCTGCCGCGGATTCCGCCGTTGCGAGGCACGGTGGACCTCGACATCCCCTACGGCGGGTTCACGCTGACCCCGCAACTGGAGTTCGCGGCGCGGCAGGCCGACGTGTTCCGGGGCGAGACCGAGACGGGCCGCTATTCCCTGGTCAACGTGCGGGCGTCGTACGTCTGGCCGCGGCAGGACACGGCGCACATCCTGTCGTTCACGGGCTACAACCTGACGAACGAGCTGTATCGGAACCACTCCTCGTACATCAAGGACCTGGCGCCCGAGATGGGCCGCGGGGTCCGGGCGAGCTACGCCGTGCGGTTCCACTAG
- a CDS encoding DUF3526 domain-containing protein — protein MALRTVLRNEWRLLAADPALRIVLAVFAVLFLYALANGMAWERFQERTVEAARTGSAERVSALEQELTDIANGGQPSSPFRDPRAPNVLGGARGAHAAVLEPGPLAALAVGQSDLLPYHYDVSIYTNESTFQQNGEVENPLNLLVGRFDLAFVTVYLLPLLVLALSFNVLSEEREQGTLALTLSQPVSARDVVGAKLAFRALLVVGLAAGVSLLGILATGGFGSAGRVVLWCATVVLYALFWFALAAWVNSLRRSSAWNATVLVGAWLVLVVVLPAAVNIAAGMLHPLPSRVEMITAQREASNEAVSRRSELLARYLEDHPEMASGVVADEPGLGALAWAATDAVNTRLEEVSAVHDASRADQLALVRRYRFLSPALLAQEVLIDAAGTGDARFARFQLQVRAFAEEWRQFFVPAILASEQMTADVLPDVPAFRFVDEEPAEVAGRAAVPLTVLGGLVVLVIAGAGAGLGRVRGAD, from the coding sequence GTGGCCCTGCGTACCGTCCTGCGGAACGAGTGGCGCCTGCTGGCGGCGGACCCGGCGCTGCGGATCGTGCTCGCGGTCTTCGCCGTCCTCTTCCTCTACGCGCTGGCCAACGGCATGGCCTGGGAGCGCTTCCAGGAGCGGACGGTGGAGGCCGCGCGGACCGGGAGCGCCGAGCGCGTGAGCGCCCTCGAGCAGGAGCTGACCGACATCGCGAACGGCGGACAGCCATCCTCGCCCTTCCGCGACCCCCGCGCCCCCAACGTCCTCGGCGGCGCCCGCGGCGCGCACGCCGCGGTGCTGGAGCCGGGCCCCCTGGCCGCGCTGGCGGTCGGGCAGAGCGACCTGCTGCCGTACCACTACGACGTCAGCATCTACACCAACGAATCGACCTTCCAGCAGAACGGCGAAGTGGAGAACCCCCTCAACCTCCTGGTGGGCCGATTCGACCTGGCCTTCGTGACGGTGTACCTGCTGCCGCTGCTCGTGCTGGCCCTCAGCTTCAACGTCCTCTCGGAGGAGCGTGAGCAGGGGACGCTGGCCCTGACGCTGTCGCAGCCCGTGTCGGCCCGCGACGTGGTGGGCGCGAAGCTGGCGTTCCGGGCGTTGCTCGTGGTCGGTCTCGCCGCGGGGGTCTCGCTGCTCGGCATCCTGGCCACCGGCGGCTTCGGCTCGGCCGGCCGGGTGGTCCTGTGGTGCGCCACGGTGGTCCTGTACGCGCTGTTCTGGTTCGCGCTCGCGGCGTGGGTGAACAGCCTGCGGCGGTCCTCCGCCTGGAACGCCACGGTCCTGGTGGGCGCGTGGCTCGTGCTGGTGGTGGTGCTGCCGGCTGCCGTGAACATCGCGGCCGGCATGCTGCACCCGTTGCCGTCGCGCGTGGAGATGATCACCGCCCAGCGCGAGGCCTCGAACGAGGCCGTGAGCCGCCGCAGCGAGCTGCTCGCCCGCTACCTGGAAGACCATCCGGAGATGGCCAGTGGCGTGGTGGCCGACGAGCCCGGCCTGGGCGCGCTCGCCTGGGCCGCCACCGACGCCGTGAACACGCGCCTGGAGGAGGTGTCGGCGGTGCACGACGCCAGCCGCGCCGACCAGTTGGCCCTGGTCCGCCGCTACCGCTTCCTGTCGCCGGCGCTGCTGGCCCAGGAGGTGCTCATCGACGCGGCGGGGACGGGAGACGCGCGCTTCGCCCGGTTCCAGTTGCAGGTGCGCGCTTTCGCCGAAGAGTGGCGGCAGTTCTTCGTGCCGGCGATCCTCGCCAGCGAGCAGATGACCGCCGACGTCCTGCCCGACGTGCCGGCGTTCCGGTTCGTGGACGAGGAACCCGCGGAGGTCGCCGGGCGGGCAGCGGTTCCGCTGACCGTTCTCGGCGGACTGGTCGTCCTGGTGATCGCCGGCGCCGGGGCCGGCCTCGGGCGGGTGCGGGGAGCCGACTGA
- a CDS encoding ABC transporter ATP-binding protein gives MLEAQALSKRYGDVEAVAGLDLRVGPSEIYCLLGPNGAGKTTTIHLFLGFLEPTAGSVHVTGLDVAAEPLESKRRLAYIPEQVMLYRNLSGLENLEYFAALGGRGSLAPEHLTDVLVGAGLPRDAVRRRVSEYSKGMRQKVGVAIAIAKEADALLLDEPTSGLDPQASNEFSELLGRLRDRGVAVLMATHDLFRAKETGTRVGIMRHGRLVREMSTDEIGHADLERIYLEHMHE, from the coding sequence GTGCTCGAGGCGCAGGCGTTGTCCAAGCGGTATGGCGACGTGGAGGCCGTCGCGGGCCTCGACCTACGCGTCGGACCATCCGAGATCTACTGTCTGCTCGGACCCAACGGGGCCGGCAAGACGACCACCATCCACCTGTTTCTGGGGTTCCTCGAGCCGACGGCGGGGAGCGTGCACGTGACCGGCCTCGACGTCGCCGCCGAGCCGCTGGAGTCCAAGCGACGCCTGGCCTACATCCCCGAGCAGGTGATGCTGTACCGCAACCTCAGCGGCCTGGAGAACCTCGAGTACTTCGCCGCACTGGGCGGGCGGGGATCGCTGGCCCCGGAGCACCTCACCGACGTCCTGGTCGGCGCGGGCCTGCCGCGCGACGCCGTCCGGCGGCGGGTGTCCGAGTACTCCAAGGGCATGCGCCAGAAGGTCGGCGTAGCCATCGCCATCGCCAAGGAGGCCGACGCGCTGCTGCTCGACGAGCCGACGTCCGGCCTCGACCCGCAGGCGTCGAACGAGTTCTCGGAGCTGCTCGGGCGGCTCAGGGACCGCGGCGTCGCGGTGCTCATGGCGACGCACGATCTGTTTCGCGCCAAGGAGACCGGCACGCGTGTCGGCATCATGCGCCACGGGCGCCTGGTCAGGGAGATGAGCACGGACGAGATCGGCCACGCCGACCTCGAGCGCATTTATCTGGAGCACATGCACGAGTAG